A window from Roseburia sp. 499 encodes these proteins:
- a CDS encoding leucine-rich repeat domain-containing protein, whose product MKKKKVICITLAVIVIACIAGYIIVGQIKKKEAEAAKANIIEIPEGIAVDIGRSYERGQLKKELVGLVKLISINKLDKSNYKEVAALVNSSVNLKKLELNLGSEYELDMKYLSYFNLADKEIDVDIYGYDGRSIQELAEIKQIKKLYISPENWDVSEPDANVLDCNQLSNVKTLELDSLVVNEKSGINTMTGLQKLTMTQCRVNGFGDCSGMDALEKIEMHGVFGEDFTGIANAPKEMEMYIEMSGIEQKAWDSLKASKVTVLTIKNMSIENFEFTEGIDDLKKLNYYFEKECADLSNLQKLEYISLFSDEIKQEHADMLSQLTNIKGIELNGNILIEDYSGIQKLPKIKEVAIYTDYDVPMEALGNMPQLEKLYLAKSKVDNISMLGNLTKLKVLDISETAVSDISVLSNMPELEELYINDTQVSDISALSNLTKIKILEAKSTQINDISALSKLTDLEKVNLYETEINDISALSNAVLMKELSLGGTDVRDITVLKNMMALEVLYIGGTNVNDISVLKNHTQFRILDIDDTKVNDISVLADMSKLVRLYAERTKIENLSVISNLTELEFLYINETNISDLSPLANLNKLEILYISGTKIKDLFPLANLKKLDVVTADDVEVKDWSPVYHVRRINTNQDLYLEKKED is encoded by the coding sequence ATGAAAAAGAAAAAAGTAATATGCATCACACTGGCTGTTATCGTCATCGCATGCATAGCAGGATATATTATTGTTGGTCAGATAAAAAAGAAAGAAGCAGAAGCTGCAAAAGCTAACATTATCGAGATTCCGGAAGGAATCGCAGTGGATATAGGCAGATCATATGAAAGAGGCCAATTGAAAAAAGAATTAGTCGGATTGGTGAAACTTATAAGTATTAATAAGTTGGATAAAAGTAATTATAAAGAAGTTGCAGCCCTTGTAAATAGTTCTGTTAATCTCAAGAAACTGGAATTGAACCTAGGTAGTGAGTATGAGCTTGATATGAAGTATCTGTCCTATTTCAATCTAGCGGATAAAGAGATTGATGTGGATATTTATGGATATGATGGAAGAAGTATTCAGGAGCTTGCAGAGATAAAACAGATAAAAAAGCTCTATATCTCGCCGGAAAACTGGGATGTATCCGAGCCAGATGCAAATGTCTTAGATTGTAATCAATTATCAAATGTAAAAACATTGGAGTTAGACTCTCTGGTAGTCAATGAAAAGAGCGGAATTAATACAATGACAGGATTACAAAAGCTAACTATGACGCAGTGCAGGGTTAACGGATTTGGAGACTGTTCCGGAATGGATGCGTTGGAGAAGATTGAAATGCATGGTGTATTTGGTGAAGATTTCACAGGAATTGCCAATGCACCAAAGGAAATGGAAATGTATATTGAAATGAGCGGGATTGAACAAAAAGCATGGGATAGTTTAAAAGCATCAAAAGTAACAGTTCTTACTATTAAAAATATGTCCATAGAGAATTTTGAGTTTACGGAAGGTATAGATGACTTAAAGAAGCTGAATTATTATTTTGAAAAGGAGTGTGCAGATCTTTCAAATCTACAAAAATTGGAGTATATTTCTCTTTTTTCTGATGAGATAAAACAGGAACATGCAGATATGTTAAGTCAGTTAACCAATATAAAAGGAATAGAGCTGAACGGAAATATTCTTATAGAAGATTACTCAGGAATACAGAAGTTACCAAAAATAAAAGAAGTTGCGATATATACAGACTACGATGTGCCTATGGAAGCACTGGGAAATATGCCACAATTGGAAAAACTTTATCTAGCTAAAAGTAAAGTGGATAACATATCAATGTTAGGGAACTTGACAAAATTGAAAGTCTTGGATATTTCTGAAACAGCGGTAAGTGATATATCGGTGTTGAGTAATATGCCGGAGTTAGAAGAACTATATATAAATGACACACAAGTGAGTGATATATCTGCACTTAGCAATTTAACAAAGATTAAGATATTAGAAGCGAAGTCAACCCAAATAAATGATATATCAGCTCTAAGTAAACTAACTGACTTGGAGAAGGTGAATCTGTATGAAACGGAGATAAATGATATATCAGCACTTAGTAATGCCGTCCTGATGAAAGAATTATCTTTAGGTGGAACGGATGTGAGAGATATTACGGTGTTAAAAAATATGATGGCGTTGGAAGTGTTGTATATCGGAGGGACGAATGTGAATGACATATCAGTCTTAAAAAATCATACACAATTCAGAATATTAGATATTGATGACACAAAAGTAAATGATATTTCCGTATTGGCTGATATGAGCAAATTGGTACGTTTGTATGCAGAACGAACCAAAATAGAAAATCTGTCAGTGATCTCTAATTTGACAGAATTGGAGTTTTTGTATATAAATGAAACTAATATAAGTGATTTGTCTCCACTTGCCAATCTGAACAAGTTGGAAATTTTGTATATTAGCGGAACGAAAATAAAGGATTTGTTTCCGCTTGCAAACTTGAAAAAATTAGATGTTGTAACAGCAGATGATGTTGAAGTAAAGGATTGGTCGCCGGTTTATCATGTGAGAAGGATAAATACTAATCAAGATTTGTATTTAGAGAAAAAAGAAGACTAA
- the tnpC gene encoding IS66 family transposase, whose product MAMEYTEEQLNNFDKATLVQLFLVQQSQLKDIDQKLQLLLEQVAVLNSNRFGRSSEKLDTENQIRFMEVDGNIIYFNEAEAVASLGEEALDDEDVPEKLRSKKTKGKRTADIRNLPVIPIEHKMTVEELVAEFGEDGWYQLDDEIYNRYRFTPMKVELEQHHVGVYKSKKDNHFKKADHPAYLLRNSLVSPSLLAGIWNAKYVNAAPLYRQEQEFQRMGLAIDRTDMARWTIQCAERYLSILYDYLHEKLYDYHVLQADETPVRVTKENRTEGSRHYMWVYRTGATYPGKQIVLYEYQPTRNASHPREFLKNFKGVCVTDGYQVYHTIEKEREDLRIAGCWAHARRRFDEAVKALPKANQKSSLAYLALKQIQAIYREDNTLKDRSPEERQQHRQLTVKPLVDAYFAWISQNLLKVPAKSKTANGFAYSLNQEKYLRYFLEDGEVPLDNNAAEQTIRPFCVGKKNWVMIDTIAGAESSAIIYSIAETAKANNLKPYNYFEYLLTEIPKHMDDRDVSFCENLLPWSEKLPEECRK is encoded by the coding sequence ATGGCGATGGAATATACAGAAGAACAACTGAATAACTTTGATAAGGCTACGCTTGTTCAGCTATTCCTTGTACAGCAGTCGCAGCTGAAAGACATTGATCAGAAGCTACAGTTGCTATTGGAGCAGGTCGCTGTATTAAACAGCAACCGCTTCGGCAGATCTTCCGAAAAGCTGGATACAGAAAATCAGATCCGGTTTATGGAAGTCGATGGAAATATCATCTACTTCAACGAAGCAGAAGCGGTTGCTTCACTTGGTGAAGAGGCTCTGGATGATGAAGATGTTCCGGAAAAGTTGCGTTCAAAAAAGACCAAAGGAAAACGTACTGCTGATATAAGGAACCTTCCTGTCATTCCTATTGAACATAAGATGACCGTGGAAGAACTGGTTGCCGAGTTTGGCGAGGACGGATGGTATCAGCTGGATGATGAAATCTACAACCGCTATCGTTTCACACCTATGAAGGTGGAGCTTGAACAACATCATGTCGGTGTATATAAATCAAAAAAGGATAATCATTTCAAAAAGGCGGATCATCCTGCTTATCTGTTAAGAAATAGTCTGGTGTCTCCATCCTTACTTGCCGGCATCTGGAATGCAAAGTATGTAAATGCGGCACCTCTGTACCGTCAGGAACAGGAATTTCAAAGGATGGGACTTGCCATTGACCGGACAGATATGGCCCGGTGGACCATCCAATGTGCTGAGAGATATCTCTCTATCCTGTATGATTATCTGCATGAGAAACTTTATGATTATCATGTGCTTCAGGCAGATGAAACACCGGTACGGGTCACAAAAGAAAACCGAACCGAAGGCTCCAGACATTATATGTGGGTGTACCGTACAGGAGCTACATATCCTGGGAAACAAATCGTCCTATACGAGTATCAGCCCACCCGTAATGCAAGCCATCCCAGGGAGTTCTTAAAGAACTTTAAAGGAGTGTGTGTAACGGATGGCTATCAGGTCTATCACACGATTGAAAAGGAACGAGAAGACCTACGGATTGCCGGGTGTTGGGCACATGCAAGGCGACGATTCGATGAGGCTGTAAAAGCTTTACCGAAAGCGAACCAGAAATCATCACTTGCATATCTGGCACTCAAGCAGATTCAAGCGATTTATCGCGAGGACAACACGTTAAAGGACAGAAGTCCTGAGGAACGTCAACAACATCGCCAGCTGACAGTTAAGCCACTGGTTGATGCCTATTTTGCGTGGATTAGCCAAAACCTGTTAAAGGTTCCGGCCAAGAGCAAGACTGCAAATGGGTTTGCTTATTCCCTCAATCAGGAAAAGTACCTTAGATATTTCCTGGAGGATGGTGAAGTTCCACTAGATAACAATGCTGCAGAACAGACAATCCGTCCGTTCTGCGTTGGCAAGAAAAACTGGGTAATGATTGATACAATCGCCGGAGCGGAATCCAGCGCAATTATCTATAGTATCGCTGAAACGGCCAAGGCCAATAACCTGAAGCCTTATAATTATTTTGAATATCTTTTGACAGAAATCCCAAAACACATGGATGACCGTGATGTAAGTTTCTGTGAAAATCTGCTTCCATGGTCAGAAAAACTGCCAGAGGAATGCAGAAAATAA
- the tnpB gene encoding IS66 family insertion sequence element accessory protein TnpB (TnpB, as the term is used for proteins encoded by IS66 family insertion elements, is considered an accessory protein, since TnpC, encoded by a neighboring gene, is a DDE family transposase.), producing the protein MLNDATCFKQVYIVCGYTDLRSGIDTLASIIDQKTGNNPYVPDTLYLFCGRKSDRIKGLVWEKDGFLLLYKRLEQGRFIWPRNEAEVKALTPQQFRWLMEGLTTEPKKSVRPVEPPEFMA; encoded by the coding sequence ATGTTAAATGACGCTACCTGTTTCAAACAAGTGTATATCGTTTGTGGCTACACCGACCTGAGATCCGGTATAGATACACTGGCTTCCATAATTGATCAGAAAACGGGAAACAATCCATATGTCCCTGATACCCTGTATCTTTTCTGCGGACGCAAATCTGATCGCATCAAAGGACTTGTATGGGAAAAGGATGGATTCCTTCTCCTGTACAAACGCCTGGAACAAGGCAGGTTTATCTGGCCTCGGAACGAAGCTGAAGTAAAAGCTTTGACTCCCCAGCAGTTCCGCTGGCTTATGGAAGGCCTGACAACGGAACCCAAGAAGTCTGTCCGTCCGGTTGAACCACCGGAATTCATGGCATGA
- a CDS encoding MarR family winged helix-turn-helix transcriptional regulator: MNTTDFLVNIRRTIKLHESMLKEICEKHQLTLIEANIISFLHNNPQKDTAGDIVELRMLSKGNVSGAVESLIQKSLLQRKPDLEDRRKIHLLLLPKAKVITDEVEACKKQFQKEIFLGMSEQEKKQFEELNRLVMENTKNAMKRRENK, encoded by the coding sequence ATGAATACAACAGACTTTCTGGTGAATATTCGGCGTACGATAAAGCTTCATGAAAGTATGCTAAAGGAAATTTGTGAGAAACATCAGTTGACGTTGATAGAAGCAAATATCATTAGTTTTTTGCATAATAATCCCCAAAAGGATACTGCAGGTGATATTGTGGAGTTGCGTATGTTGTCTAAGGGAAATGTTTCGGGAGCGGTGGAAAGTCTGATTCAGAAGTCACTTTTGCAACGAAAACCGGATTTGGAGGATCGTCGGAAGATACATTTGTTGTTATTGCCAAAAGCGAAGGTTATTACAGATGAGGTGGAAGCGTGTAAGAAACAATTTCAGAAAGAGATTTTTTTGGGGATGTCTGAACAGGAGAAAAAACAGTTCGAGGAATTGAACAGGCTTGTTATGGAAAATACTAAAAATGCCATGAAAAGGAGAGAAAATAAATGA
- a CDS encoding MATE family efflux transporter, protein MSDNKDFLGKEPVGKLLLKLALPTVAAQIINMLYNIVDRIYIGHIPKVGALALTGVGVCMPLIMIVTAFASLVGNGGAPRASIFMGKGEKESAERTLGNCFMLQILISVILTAVLLIGNRSFLLAFGASENTIDYATNYMNIYAIGTIFVQLTLGMNAFITAQGFAKTGMLSVAIGAGINIALDPVFIFGLHMGVQGAALATVISQACSCIWVLCFLFGKKTILKIRKENLWLQSKIILPCLALGLATFIMQASESIISLCFNSSLLKYGGDIAVGAMTILTSVMQFAMLPLQGAGQGAQPIISYNYGAKNPERVKAAYWLLLKVSIVYAVALWLCVMIFPQGFAAMFTTDVALLEFTKKALRVYMACMFLFGIQVACQMTFTSIGNAKASIVVAVMRKFILLIPLIYIVPQIWHSNQTMAVYLAEPIADFFAVSFTVILFRSQFKKALEQIGR, encoded by the coding sequence ATGAGTGACAACAAGGATTTCTTAGGAAAAGAGCCAGTCGGGAAATTATTATTGAAACTGGCATTACCAACAGTAGCAGCACAGATTATAAATATGCTCTATAACATTGTTGACCGTATTTATATAGGACATATTCCGAAGGTAGGGGCTTTGGCATTGACGGGAGTGGGAGTATGCATGCCTCTGATTATGATTGTGACAGCATTTGCATCTTTAGTCGGGAATGGAGGAGCACCTCGGGCTTCTATTTTTATGGGAAAAGGAGAAAAGGAATCTGCCGAAAGGACATTGGGAAATTGTTTTATGTTGCAGATTTTGATTTCTGTGATTCTGACGGCTGTATTACTCATAGGAAATCGAAGTTTTCTCCTGGCTTTCGGAGCAAGTGAGAATACGATTGATTATGCAACCAATTACATGAATATATATGCGATAGGAACCATTTTTGTTCAGCTTACATTGGGAATGAATGCATTTATTACGGCACAGGGATTTGCAAAGACAGGTATGTTGTCAGTAGCAATTGGTGCGGGAATCAATATTGCATTGGATCCGGTATTTATTTTTGGTCTGCATATGGGCGTTCAGGGAGCAGCTTTGGCAACAGTTATTTCACAAGCATGTTCCTGTATCTGGGTATTATGTTTTTTATTTGGGAAAAAAACCATTTTAAAAATTCGAAAAGAAAATTTATGGTTACAGTCAAAAATAATTTTACCATGTCTGGCACTTGGTCTGGCAACTTTTATTATGCAGGCAAGTGAAAGCATTATTTCACTATGCTTTAATTCTTCGTTGCTTAAGTACGGAGGCGATATAGCAGTAGGCGCTATGACAATTTTAACGAGTGTCATGCAGTTTGCGATGCTTCCTTTGCAGGGAGCAGGACAGGGGGCCCAGCCTATTATCAGTTATAATTATGGAGCAAAAAATCCGGAGCGTGTGAAGGCTGCTTACTGGCTTTTATTAAAGGTAAGTATTGTCTATGCGGTGGCACTTTGGCTGTGTGTTATGATTTTTCCACAAGGATTTGCTGCCATGTTTACCACAGACGTAGCACTATTGGAATTTACAAAAAAGGCATTACGCGTTTACATGGCATGTATGTTTTTGTTTGGTATTCAGGTGGCATGCCAGATGACGTTTACTTCAATTGGAAATGCCAAAGCATCGATTGTGGTTGCTGTTATGCGTAAGTTTATTTTGTTGATACCACTGATTTACATTGTGCCTCAAATCTGGCATTCGAATCAGACTATGGCAGTGTATTTGGCAGAGCCAATTGCAGACTTTTTTGCAGTATCATTTACCGTGATTTTATTCCGGTCTCAGTTTAAGAAGGCATTGGAGCAAATAGGGCGATAA
- a CDS encoding alpha/beta fold hydrolase gives MKRGRKNTIKPFVDEQGNVLEGSIAEKIFIDVNGEKNGMIIRGKSKDNPVLLFISGGPGVPQYWLNEYYDNKLEDYFTVCWWDYYGEGLSYDSKIEKEEITLERLETDAVTVTEYLKERFSKDKIYLMAHSGGTPLGVALAKNHPELFYCYFSMGQVVQNGYDRYTYGYQFMKKIFEETGNTKAMRKMNSLVEVAEDGSVTPKNPDTIHAKWESVLLAAGCGTTREMRSDAFEIFFPQMQAECYTFKEKINYWRGKILCTGSPYHKFYVGSKEKIEFDIPVYFFNGYYDYTCPTPMVETFYENISAPDKGLYIFEDSAHSPLWEENEAMLNIMRERISNES, from the coding sequence ATGAAAAGAGGAAGGAAGAATACCATCAAGCCCTTCGTGGATGAGCAGGGGAATGTTTTAGAAGGAAGTATTGCAGAAAAAATATTCATTGATGTAAATGGGGAAAAGAATGGTATGATTATTCGTGGAAAGAGTAAGGACAATCCCGTATTACTATTTATCTCCGGAGGACCGGGTGTTCCCCAATATTGGTTGAATGAGTATTATGATAATAAGTTGGAAGATTATTTTACTGTTTGTTGGTGGGATTATTATGGAGAAGGGTTATCTTATGATTCCAAGATAGAGAAAGAAGAGATTACCTTAGAAAGATTGGAAACAGATGCGGTTACTGTTACGGAATATCTCAAGGAAAGATTTTCAAAAGACAAAATATATCTGATGGCGCATTCCGGTGGTACGCCCCTTGGAGTGGCATTGGCGAAGAATCATCCGGAACTTTTTTATTGCTACTTTTCTATGGGGCAAGTGGTCCAAAATGGATATGACAGATATACCTATGGCTATCAGTTTATGAAGAAAATTTTTGAAGAGACAGGAAATACAAAGGCGATGCGTAAGATGAATTCTTTGGTAGAGGTGGCAGAAGATGGTTCTGTTACACCGAAAAATCCGGATACGATTCATGCAAAATGGGAAAGTGTATTGTTAGCAGCCGGATGCGGAACGACCAGAGAAATGCGTTCGGATGCATTTGAAATCTTTTTCCCACAAATGCAAGCAGAGTGTTATACTTTCAAAGAAAAAATAAATTACTGGCGGGGAAAAATACTTTGTACAGGTTCGCCGTATCATAAGTTTTACGTCGGTTCAAAAGAAAAAATAGAGTTTGATATACCGGTCTATTTTTTCAACGGATACTATGATTATACCTGTCCGACGCCGATGGTAGAAACGTTTTATGAAAATATTTCCGCACCGGATAAGGGGCTTTATATTTTTGAAGATTCTGCCCATAGTCCATTGTGGGAAGAAAATGAAGCTATGCTTAACATAATGCGTGAAAGGATTTCGAATGAATCCTGA
- a CDS encoding TetR/AcrR family transcriptional regulator — translation MANKKYHHGNLKVALIEAGIEIINAFGEEGLSLRKVAAKCNVSQAAPYAHFESKEALIHAMQQHVTEQFMLVLESSIKKEKEGSPEAILKMGEAYIHFFIEHPNYFRFLFFTPYLQIHLSLEDSENIYPPYQLFRRYAIALLEQTNVSKESMLRKMINMWATVQGAALIATQENVIYDGNWKNDIYQILSNE, via the coding sequence TTGGCAAATAAAAAATATCACCACGGAAATCTGAAAGTAGCTTTAATTGAAGCCGGAATTGAAATAATCAATGCATTTGGTGAAGAAGGTTTATCTCTTCGCAAAGTAGCTGCTAAATGCAATGTCAGCCAGGCGGCTCCCTACGCTCACTTTGAGAGTAAAGAGGCATTGATTCATGCTATGCAACAACATGTAACAGAACAATTTATGCTGGTGTTAGAATCATCTATAAAAAAGGAAAAAGAAGGATCACCAGAGGCAATCCTTAAAATGGGAGAAGCATATATTCACTTTTTTATTGAACACCCAAACTACTTCCGTTTTCTATTTTTTACCCCTTATCTGCAAATCCATCTTTCCCTAGAGGATAGCGAAAATATCTATCCCCCTTATCAATTATTCCGCAGATATGCCATAGCCCTCTTAGAACAGACGAATGTTTCAAAAGAATCAATGCTGCGAAAAATGATAAATATGTGGGCAACTGTTCAAGGTGCTGCCTTGATCGCAACACAGGAAAATGTAATCTATGATGGTAATTGGAAAAATGATATCTATCAGATCCTTTCGAATGAATAA